The uncultured Desulfobulbus sp. genome window below encodes:
- a CDS encoding metallophosphoesterase family protein yields MPNIFAIGDIHGCHQKLVTLLGRLPVNREEDTLIFLGDYINRGPDSRKVLDTLIGVQREYRHTVFLKGNHEQALLDYELYGDIEDLRLLRVMGIEATAASYGVPLRRLTDLSCMSAEHQDFLFHLQLCYNAGSYHFCHAEYTPSPPASHPEESLQQRMQRRSTEVQLLASRRLGQEEDLAPRPEQVVIFGHLPFATPLVRADRIGIDTGAVYGNLLTAVQLPERIFYHA; encoded by the coding sequence GTGCCGAATATATTTGCCATTGGCGACATACATGGTTGTCATCAAAAACTGGTTACATTGTTGGGTCGCCTACCGGTGAACCGGGAAGAAGATACCCTGATTTTTCTTGGGGACTACATCAATCGTGGCCCGGATTCACGCAAGGTGCTCGACACCCTGATCGGGGTGCAACGGGAATATCGCCATACGGTTTTTCTCAAGGGTAATCACGAACAGGCACTGCTTGATTATGAACTCTATGGAGATATTGAAGATCTCCGCCTTTTGCGAGTAATGGGGATCGAGGCCACAGCCGCAAGCTACGGCGTCCCCCTGCGCCGCCTGACGGATCTTTCCTGCATGTCTGCAGAACACCAGGATTTTCTCTTTCACTTGCAGCTTTGTTACAATGCGGGCAGCTATCATTTCTGCCATGCAGAATACACCCCCTCCCCTCCGGCATCCCATCCGGAGGAATCCCTGCAACAGCGGATGCAGCGTCGTTCTACAGAGGTCCAACTCCTGGCAAGCCGTCGACTTGGCCAGGAGGAGGATCTCGCTCCAAGACCCGAGCAGGTGGTGATTTTTGGCCACCTGCCCTTCGCCACCCCGTTGGTCAGAGCCGATCGCATCGGCATTGATACGGGAGCGGTCTACGGCAATCTTTTAACCGCAGTTCAGCTCCCCGAGCGTATCTTCTACCACGCCTGA
- a CDS encoding PEP/pyruvate-binding domain-containing protein: MNPFKSLLEKWKQNRRNREQAALVMLKARYHAFRIFLENNGKALELIVSLDGQLHRAEAADIRATVDELLGVSSELVDGLNLLSHGRYESLYAINGNLGELIYRELRSLGQMTLTRKACVSLDQLDPKSLMQAGAKAVNLARLKQMGLPVPNGFACTVRACKKFLHSSELSEKIRPLLRDVEIGRLPTEEAAETITALILNTPLPPDVTTALFQAYEDLASQEQSEGRTFEQPLAVSVRSSGAAEDGVEHSFAGQFTSLLNVRGQESLLDACRQVIASGFSARAIAYRMNAGLAPFDFDLAVLVQVMVPAEAAGVLFTVDPSRPESGRMLISAVPGLGTTAVGGEVPADLYRPLRFLSDEDAVPLGDLLETETPLSHQVIAQKTHREVPDKKGGLKLEAVPESEGKEALLNVEMLTHLVRFGRTIESVEGIAQDIEWALANGQLSILQARPLRVASSGGQRPHLPTLSEPLCTGFCASAGKAVGRVRLIHSIFELQQLEAEPAAWFAEAPLILALPHSIVDAARFLPRCAGLVVDLGNPTDHLACVARECGVPMITGAQKSLEQLRTEQWVLIDADHGLVLDVPDAVREQAIKAHQQDRAATGEVKKNSASPASMSLSPVRQTLRDRIVALNLTDAYGPTFSLAECRSIHDIIRYTHEMAVLTMFSAGDQVMEDAGGLLRPMDIGIPFTFLVVDLGGGIRRQNPQKRRRLRLRRILKREDVLSVPLAALCDGMTTPGLRWVAPADVDVLPSVMSRTMLDSRGPRPAGTFNYALTARDYLNLNARVEFHFAMVDAVCGRDSHANYIRFRLKGGGAGHERSHRRALFFQHVLEHNSFYTTVVGDLVTASLVGAEKKRIQEQLIMIGRLFGFSRFLDGMMKNDEIPIALANAFLQGEFDSLRAMRQIEAKGCLE; the protein is encoded by the coding sequence ATGAACCCGTTTAAGTCGCTTCTTGAGAAATGGAAGCAAAACCGGCGTAATCGAGAGCAGGCCGCGCTGGTCATGCTCAAGGCCCGTTACCATGCCTTTCGCATTTTTCTGGAGAATAATGGCAAGGCCCTGGAGTTGATCGTCAGTCTCGATGGACAGTTGCATCGGGCAGAGGCCGCTGATATTCGGGCAACTGTTGATGAACTGCTTGGGGTCAGCAGTGAGCTGGTTGATGGTTTGAATCTGCTGAGTCATGGCCGCTATGAGTCGCTCTATGCCATTAATGGCAACCTCGGGGAGTTGATTTACCGTGAGCTGCGCAGCCTGGGGCAGATGACGCTGACCAGAAAAGCCTGTGTGAGCCTTGATCAGCTCGATCCCAAATCACTGATGCAGGCCGGGGCCAAGGCGGTTAATCTGGCCCGCCTCAAACAGATGGGGCTCCCGGTCCCCAACGGTTTTGCCTGTACGGTGCGGGCCTGTAAAAAGTTTTTGCACAGTTCCGAGTTGTCCGAGAAAATTCGCCCGCTGCTGCGCGATGTGGAAATCGGGCGTCTCCCCACTGAGGAGGCTGCAGAGACGATCACGGCGTTGATTCTCAACACCCCTCTGCCACCTGATGTGACCACTGCGCTCTTTCAGGCCTATGAGGATCTGGCATCGCAGGAGCAGAGCGAGGGGCGGACCTTTGAACAACCTCTTGCGGTTTCGGTGCGCTCCAGCGGTGCGGCTGAAGATGGGGTGGAGCATTCCTTTGCCGGTCAGTTTACCTCTCTTTTGAATGTCCGTGGTCAGGAATCACTGTTAGATGCCTGCCGCCAGGTTATTGCCAGCGGCTTCAGTGCCCGGGCCATTGCCTATCGGATGAATGCCGGGCTGGCGCCCTTTGATTTTGATCTTGCCGTCCTGGTACAGGTTATGGTTCCGGCGGAGGCTGCCGGTGTGCTCTTTACGGTTGATCCCTCTCGGCCCGAGAGTGGCCGCATGCTGATCAGTGCGGTGCCGGGGCTGGGGACCACCGCTGTGGGCGGTGAGGTTCCTGCCGACCTCTACCGGCCCTTGCGCTTCCTGTCCGATGAAGATGCAGTACCTCTGGGCGATCTCCTAGAAACGGAAACTCCCCTGAGCCACCAGGTCATCGCGCAAAAGACTCATCGCGAGGTTCCTGATAAGAAAGGCGGATTGAAACTGGAGGCTGTGCCCGAATCCGAGGGCAAGGAAGCTTTGCTCAACGTAGAGATGCTCACCCACCTGGTACGCTTTGGGCGCACCATTGAGAGTGTGGAGGGGATTGCCCAGGATATCGAGTGGGCCTTAGCTAACGGGCAGTTGTCCATCCTCCAGGCCCGTCCGCTGCGAGTGGCGAGTTCTGGTGGACAGCGGCCGCACCTGCCCACTTTAAGCGAGCCACTCTGTACCGGGTTTTGTGCCTCTGCAGGAAAAGCCGTGGGCCGAGTGCGGCTGATTCATTCCATCTTTGAACTCCAGCAGTTGGAAGCAGAGCCTGCGGCATGGTTCGCCGAAGCGCCGCTGATTCTGGCGCTGCCCCATTCCATTGTGGATGCGGCTCGTTTTCTTCCCCGCTGCGCCGGACTGGTGGTCGATCTTGGTAACCCCACTGACCACCTTGCCTGTGTCGCCCGGGAGTGCGGCGTGCCGATGATCACAGGCGCGCAAAAGAGTCTGGAGCAGCTGCGAACGGAGCAGTGGGTTCTCATTGATGCCGATCACGGACTGGTGCTGGATGTTCCTGATGCGGTTCGTGAGCAGGCCATCAAGGCCCATCAGCAGGATCGGGCAGCAACTGGGGAGGTAAAAAAGAACAGCGCATCCCCGGCAAGTATGAGCCTCTCTCCGGTTCGGCAAACCCTGCGTGATCGTATTGTGGCGCTTAATCTCACCGATGCCTATGGCCCCACCTTCTCCCTGGCCGAGTGCCGCTCGATCCATGACATCATCCGCTATACCCATGAGATGGCGGTGCTGACCATGTTCTCCGCCGGGGATCAGGTCATGGAGGATGCGGGCGGGTTGCTGCGGCCCATGGATATCGGCATCCCTTTTACCTTTCTCGTGGTTGATCTCGGTGGCGGCATCCGCAGGCAAAATCCGCAAAAACGGCGACGCCTGCGCTTGCGGCGTATTCTTAAACGGGAAGATGTCCTTTCCGTGCCCCTGGCCGCTCTCTGTGACGGGATGACCACGCCGGGGTTACGTTGGGTCGCTCCCGCAGATGTGGATGTGCTGCCCTCGGTCATGTCGCGCACCATGCTCGATAGCCGCGGGCCCCGTCCCGCCGGAACCTTTAACTACGCTCTGACCGCTCGTGATTACCTCAACCTCAATGCCCGGGTTGAGTTTCACTTTGCCATGGTGGATGCGGTCTGCGGACGTGACTCCCATGCCAATTACATCCGCTTTCGCCTCAAGGGTGGTGGTGCCGGCCATGAGCGCAGTCATCGCCGAGCCCTGTTCTTTCAGCACGTGCTTGAGCACAACAGCTTCTATACCACTGTGGTCGGCGATCTGGTCACCGCCTCGCTTGTCGGGGCAGAGAAGAAAAGGATTCAGGAACAGCTGATCATGATTGGGCGGCTCTTTGGATTCAGTCGCTTTCTCGATGGGATGATGAAAAATGACGAGATCCCCATAGCCCTGGCCAATGCATTTTTACAGGGAGAATTTGATAGTCTGAGGGCCATGCGCCAGATCGAAGCTAAAGGGTGTCTTGAATAA
- a CDS encoding PEP-utilizing enzyme: MATRIDADEEPLQEVGYFRLRTDVLHSAVQLTRVDVDKMTLLSEERLPLPEHQLGGSTDFESKEIALLLHGLEEIVQQIGLELSHIPAAQRNCALFVHPQPAFVLRGAIQTRPLGENPFGAVDGLFARVYAPDGEEDAYLLRRTSPFDLLQSSIPERPAGYSFAGSYRATDLARGRRHLGHGTGLIEPGQMKKLAETAMLLERLYGAPLELRWQLWEDKIFRITRLRPLQVEHDPGGSCEEPVSAPVLCQGGQTGQSGVGAGPVYHIDERTDPQDFPPGAVAVARVASPHLTPVLQRAAGLVTEFGSAAGHLATVSRELRLPSIFGLPEALERLPQGIEVTVDGGETTVYQGIVEQLLRFDATRLDLTPQDREYRLLRRLLRFIQPLNLVNPQTQEFTAESCRTFHDIIHFCHESAVDELAHFQERHPGIGALRTRSMALGLPMDIRVLDVGGGLDPESGPAPGIEQVVSLPFHAFLEGLTDTRAWNTQAPSLGMRDILAGMPRSMGLLAAPADSLGVNLAIIGGEYINLSLRMGYHFSVIDAYLGEDISRNYVYFRFVGGLADPERRGRRARFIARVLAAMEFKTSIKGDLITARLKLMEPDILRLALFALGALTGYTRQQDTNMKSEADIERCFVDFATAFLPAFCQGSSDPEETDEPV; this comes from the coding sequence GTGGCGACCCGCATAGATGCAGATGAAGAACCCCTGCAAGAGGTAGGCTATTTTCGTTTGCGGACCGATGTCTTGCATTCGGCAGTACAGCTGACCCGAGTAGATGTCGACAAGATGACCCTGCTGAGCGAGGAGCGCTTGCCTTTACCCGAGCATCAGCTGGGAGGCAGTACAGATTTTGAGAGCAAAGAGATTGCTCTGCTCCTCCATGGGCTTGAGGAGATCGTGCAACAGATAGGGCTTGAGCTCTCGCATATTCCAGCAGCACAGAGAAACTGCGCGCTCTTTGTCCATCCTCAGCCCGCCTTTGTGCTGCGGGGAGCCATTCAGACCAGACCTTTAGGGGAAAACCCCTTTGGGGCAGTGGATGGGCTGTTCGCCAGAGTGTATGCCCCCGATGGCGAGGAGGATGCCTACCTGCTGCGTCGAACCTCTCCTTTTGATCTTTTACAGTCGTCCATTCCTGAGCGGCCTGCAGGGTACAGCTTTGCCGGATCGTATCGGGCCACTGACCTGGCCAGGGGAAGGCGGCATCTTGGTCATGGCACCGGCCTGATTGAACCCGGCCAGATGAAAAAACTTGCCGAGACCGCCATGCTTCTGGAACGGCTTTACGGGGCACCGCTTGAGCTGCGCTGGCAACTCTGGGAAGATAAAATCTTTCGCATTACCCGGCTGCGTCCCCTGCAGGTCGAGCATGATCCTGGTGGCTCCTGCGAAGAGCCGGTGAGCGCTCCTGTCCTCTGCCAGGGGGGGCAAACCGGGCAATCCGGTGTCGGTGCAGGTCCGGTGTATCATATCGACGAGCGCACCGATCCCCAGGATTTTCCTCCCGGAGCCGTGGCGGTAGCCAGGGTGGCCTCCCCCCATCTGACCCCGGTCCTGCAACGGGCGGCCGGACTGGTGACCGAGTTCGGCTCTGCCGCAGGGCACCTGGCCACCGTTTCCCGTGAGTTGCGCCTACCCTCTATTTTTGGTCTGCCAGAGGCCCTTGAGCGACTGCCCCAGGGGATTGAGGTGACGGTCGATGGTGGGGAGACCACGGTCTACCAAGGCATTGTGGAGCAGCTTTTACGCTTTGATGCCACCCGTCTGGATTTGACGCCCCAGGACCGCGAGTATCGGCTTTTACGTCGTCTGCTGCGCTTTATTCAACCGCTGAACCTGGTGAATCCCCAAACGCAGGAGTTCACCGCGGAAAGTTGCCGAACCTTCCATGATATCATTCATTTCTGCCACGAAAGCGCCGTTGACGAACTGGCCCATTTTCAGGAACGGCATCCAGGGATAGGGGCTCTGCGTACCCGTTCCATGGCGCTTGGCCTCCCCATGGATATTCGCGTGCTGGATGTCGGCGGCGGCCTGGATCCGGAATCAGGCCCTGCGCCGGGCATCGAACAGGTTGTCTCGCTTCCCTTTCATGCCTTCTTGGAGGGGCTCACCGACACCCGAGCCTGGAATACCCAGGCACCAAGTCTGGGGATGCGCGATATTCTCGCGGGCATGCCCCGCAGTATGGGGCTGTTGGCCGCACCGGCGGACAGTTTGGGCGTGAATCTGGCGATCATTGGTGGCGAGTATATCAATCTCAGTCTGCGCATGGGCTACCATTTCAGTGTGATCGATGCCTATCTCGGTGAGGATATCAGCAGAAATTACGTTTACTTTCGTTTTGTCGGGGGGCTGGCCGATCCAGAACGTCGCGGTCGCCGCGCTCGATTTATAGCCCGGGTGCTGGCGGCCATGGAGTTTAAAACCAGCATCAAGGGTGATCTGATCACCGCCCGTCTCAAACTGATGGAGCCTGATATTCTGCGCCTGGCGCTCTTTGCCCTGGGGGCGTTGACTGGCTATACCCGCCAGCAGGATACCAATATGAAGAGCGAGGCAGATATCGAACGCTGTTTTGTCGATTTTGCCACCGCCTTTCTTCCTGCCTTCTGTCAGGGAAGCTCCGATCCGGAGGAGACAGATGAACCCGTTTAA
- a CDS encoding response regulator, whose amino-acid sequence MTAATGAGEPMQILILDDEPIVCKRLKPAFQKMGHTVETFTDSGKALARLGEHPFDIVVTDLKMEGADGIQILHDAKKRSPNTQVIVITGFATLETAKESYRKGAFDFVAKPFKLRDILDCVKRIEQQRQDAASGSEA is encoded by the coding sequence ATGACAGCAGCAACGGGGGCAGGGGAACCCATGCAGATTCTTATTCTGGATGACGAACCCATCGTCTGTAAACGGTTGAAACCAGCTTTTCAAAAAATGGGGCACACGGTGGAGACGTTCACCGACAGCGGGAAGGCCCTGGCCCGTCTGGGTGAACACCCCTTTGATATCGTGGTCACCGATCTGAAGATGGAAGGGGCTGATGGTATTCAGATTCTTCATGATGCCAAGAAACGCTCTCCAAATACACAGGTGATTGTCATTACCGGATTTGCCACCTTGGAAACCGCAAAAGAATCCTACCGCAAAGGTGCCTTTGATTTTGTTGCCAAGCCCTTCAAACTGCGTGACATTCTCGACTGTGTCAAGCGTATAGAACAACAGCGCCAGGATGCAGCTTCTGGTTCTGAAGCATAA
- a CDS encoding PEP/pyruvate-binding domain-containing protein: MFKALQHILAFHRPSQEVLPFTVLFKKFQSILERNNQILELMADMGDKLGGEYIFDGHYIGAAAEKIGDQVFKLISDYSILNQHKNAELFLAFERIRYAIEEEIAGHPVTTRGDRILDIANIDYEQTELAGAKMTTLGAVQSRLELQVPDGFVITTRVFFEFFQRNHLFAETEKAIELFTNDDLASLEELAQEVQQRILGGSVPRRISQEILGSYDALAKRCGNRTPKVALRSSAWGEDGSISFAGQYRSLLNVTRDELIDKYRQVLASAYDVEAWLYRLVKGFHENETAMAVGCQLMVQGLVSGVIHTYAPQAGENVMLANSVWGLCAPVVQGDHSADTVLLSRKPPYDLVDLTVAEKPRQLVAANDSGTRWQDLATRERFAASLNAEQMEQLACAAMSIERYYKRPQEIEWTFDHDGELYILQSRPLHLHLEAPPGPEISAAFRDAEVIFSGKGFIAQQGIGVGTVFVVNNDQDLGNFPHGAILVSRYTSPRYATVMHKAQGIITDVGSPTGHMATLSREYRIPTIVNTEDATSLLKTGDEVTLDATQNTVYRGNIGGLDHFELTEEEVFEDSYEYRLLGRLLRLMSPLHLLDPQGKDFAPSACRTYHDITRFIHEKAVEELIHLSEGKGARYLSAPKRLETKLPLGLMVIDGGGGTTCDPEAKVVQPKEIVSLPLKELLAGVSGLGMWCTKPVAVDLSSFMSSFTRTFSASQAGPEEIGRNLVVVLKHYMNINMRLGYHFTLIDAYIAENINDNYIYFRFLGGVTELIRRSRRAAFIAKILERYDFIVEVHGDLVVGRLKKLSCERMIARMRMLGGLVGYTRQLDARMHADSDVEQHVELFLAQMAHGPAEGK; the protein is encoded by the coding sequence ATGTTTAAAGCTCTCCAGCACATACTCGCCTTCCATCGGCCCTCCCAGGAGGTTCTTCCCTTTACGGTGCTCTTTAAGAAGTTTCAAAGTATCCTGGAGAGGAATAACCAGATTCTGGAACTCATGGCGGATATGGGAGACAAGCTGGGAGGCGAGTATATCTTTGATGGCCACTATATTGGAGCTGCCGCTGAAAAAATCGGGGATCAGGTTTTTAAACTCATCTCCGATTACTCGATTCTCAATCAGCATAAAAACGCAGAACTCTTTCTTGCCTTTGAGCGGATACGCTACGCCATCGAAGAAGAGATAGCCGGGCACCCTGTCACGACAAGGGGCGATCGGATTTTGGATATTGCCAATATCGACTACGAACAGACCGAATTGGCAGGAGCCAAGATGACGACCCTGGGGGCTGTGCAAAGCCGCCTGGAACTTCAGGTTCCAGATGGATTTGTCATCACCACCCGCGTGTTTTTTGAATTTTTTCAGCGCAACCACCTTTTTGCCGAGACAGAAAAGGCGATTGAGCTCTTTACCAACGATGATCTCGCAAGTCTGGAGGAGTTAGCCCAGGAGGTGCAGCAGCGCATTTTGGGTGGTTCTGTTCCCCGACGCATCTCGCAGGAAATTCTTGGCAGCTATGATGCGCTGGCTAAGCGTTGTGGCAATCGCACCCCCAAGGTAGCCTTGCGCAGCAGTGCCTGGGGCGAGGACGGAAGCATCAGTTTTGCCGGTCAGTACCGATCCCTGCTCAATGTAACCCGAGATGAACTCATCGATAAGTATCGCCAGGTCCTCGCCAGTGCCTACGATGTGGAGGCCTGGCTCTATCGCCTGGTTAAAGGTTTTCATGAAAACGAGACGGCCATGGCTGTGGGCTGCCAGCTCATGGTCCAGGGGCTGGTGAGCGGGGTTATTCACACCTATGCTCCGCAGGCGGGAGAGAACGTGATGTTGGCCAATTCGGTCTGGGGACTCTGCGCGCCGGTGGTTCAGGGGGATCATTCTGCCGATACCGTTCTCCTCAGTCGGAAGCCACCCTACGATCTCGTTGATCTCACCGTGGCTGAAAAACCACGACAGCTGGTGGCAGCAAACGACAGTGGAACCCGCTGGCAGGATCTCGCCACCAGAGAACGCTTTGCTGCCAGCCTAAATGCAGAGCAGATGGAGCAATTGGCCTGCGCGGCCATGAGTATTGAGCGTTATTACAAGCGCCCCCAGGAGATCGAATGGACCTTTGACCATGATGGAGAGCTCTATATTCTTCAGTCGCGGCCCCTCCATCTGCATCTTGAGGCTCCTCCCGGCCCTGAAATTTCTGCGGCCTTTCGCGATGCGGAAGTTATCTTTTCAGGCAAAGGGTTTATTGCCCAGCAGGGGATTGGCGTAGGCACTGTCTTTGTTGTAAACAACGATCAGGATTTGGGAAATTTTCCCCATGGTGCTATTCTGGTATCACGCTACACCTCTCCTCGCTATGCCACTGTAATGCACAAGGCCCAGGGGATTATCACCGACGTCGGTTCGCCCACCGGGCACATGGCAACCCTGTCGCGCGAGTACCGAATTCCAACCATTGTCAACACCGAGGATGCGACCTCCCTCTTGAAGACCGGGGACGAGGTGACTCTAGATGCAACCCAGAATACCGTCTACCGAGGCAATATCGGGGGGCTGGATCATTTTGAGTTGACTGAGGAAGAAGTCTTTGAGGATTCCTATGAATACCGGTTGCTGGGACGACTGCTCCGGTTGATGAGTCCTCTCCATCTTCTGGACCCTCAGGGCAAGGATTTTGCGCCGAGCGCCTGCCGGACCTATCATGACATCACCCGGTTTATTCATGAAAAGGCAGTTGAAGAGTTGATCCATCTCAGCGAAGGAAAGGGGGCCCGGTATCTCTCTGCTCCCAAACGCTTAGAGACAAAACTCCCTCTTGGGTTGATGGTGATAGATGGGGGCGGGGGCACCACCTGTGATCCGGAAGCAAAAGTGGTGCAACCAAAGGAGATTGTCAGTCTGCCGCTCAAAGAGTTGCTTGCGGGTGTGAGCGGTCTGGGCATGTGGTGTACCAAACCGGTGGCTGTAGATCTGAGCAGTTTCATGTCCAGTTTTACCCGGACCTTTTCCGCTTCCCAGGCGGGGCCGGAGGAGATCGGGCGAAATTTGGTTGTGGTTTTAAAACATTACATGAATATCAATATGCGATTAGGGTATCATTTCACGCTGATCGATGCCTATATTGCAGAAAACATAAACGACAACTATATCTACTTTCGTTTCCTTGGCGGGGTGACCGAGCTTATTCGTCGCTCGCGGCGAGCGGCCTTTATCGCCAAAATCCTGGAGCGCTATGATTTTATCGTTGAGGTCCATGGAGATCTGGTTGTCGGGCGTCTGAAAAAACTCAGCTGCGAGCGAATGATTGCCCGAATGCGTATGCTCGGAGGGCTGGTCGGATATACCCGGCAACTCGATGCCCGCATGCATGCAGACAGCGATGTGGAGCAGCATGTCGAACTGTTTTTAGCGCAAATGGCTCATGGACCAGCAGAGGGAAAGTAA